Below is a genomic region from Enterobacter hormaechei subsp. xiangfangensis.
AGACGGTCAGCGCGTGTTTACCCGCGCGCAGGTGTATGTCGGCAAACCGGATATCGATTTCTTCTTTAACGACGAGAACCAGAAAAAGTCTGGCTATGACCAGAACTACTTCGACGTCGCGCACAAGACCTTAAAGCCCTATCTGGATGCCGGAAAAGTGACGACCTTCTCCGGCACGGAACAGCTTCTGCCGGGCATCAGCGGTACGGTTCACCCGGGTCACACTCCAGGCTCCGCGTTCTACACGCTGGAGAGCAAAGGTGAAAAAATGACTTTTGTCGGCGACATCATTCACGTTGCCGCGGTTCAGTTCCCACAGCCCAACGTGACGATTGCTTACGATGAGGATCAGGACGGCGCCGCCCGGGTGCGCAACGCTGCTTTCGCTGAGTTTGTGAAAAATAAAGCGCTGATTGCGGCGCCACATCTGCCTTTCCCCGGGATCGGCTATGTGACGAAAGGTGAGCGGGACGGCTACGCGTGGGTTCCGGTGACCTATACCAACCGTGACGCAAAATAAGATGTCCCCCTCCGATATAGATATGGACCTGATCCTGACGCTGGATGCGTTACTCAGGGACCAGAATATCACCCATGCCGCCGCGCGGCTGGGCATCAGCCAGCCGGCGATGTCTGCCCGCCTTGCGCGCCTGCGCGTGTTGTTTGGTGAGCCGCTGTTTGTCCCTTCCCCACACGGACGTGGGGTGTTACCGACGCCGCGCGCCGAGGGGTTAAGGCCGCAGGTCGCGACGGTTTTGCAGGGTATATCGGCGATGCTTGAACCCACCACGTTTAACGCGCAGAACAGCAACCGCACCTTTGTGATTGCCCTGCACGAGAACCCGGCGCTGATGCTGGGGGCAGAGTTGCAGAATCAGATTAGCAGTGCGGCACCAGGTATCCGCCTGCGTTTTGCGCTCCCGGAAACCCAACTGCTGCCAGCGCAGATGGAAAATGGCGATGTGGATATTTATGTCGGCGTTAACGCGGTGGCGCACGATTCATGGGTCAGACGCAAGCTGTTTGACGATGAATATGCCACAGCCCAGCGAAAAGGCCATCCGCGCAGTACGGGTCCGATGGATCTGGATAGCTATTGTAGCCTTTCCCACCTGGTGGTTTCATCCGAGGGCGACCCGTTCGCGGGCTTTGTCGATCAGCATCTGGCGGGGCTTGGCCACCAGCGTAACGTAGTGATGTCGACGCAAAGCTATGCGATGGCGCCTGCGATTGTTGCCGGTACCGATTTGCTCTGCACCTTACCCAGACGCATGTTGCTACGGTTTACGCAAACGCTTGATATTTTTCCGCCGCCGCTGGATCTCCCACCGATCGTCATCGGTATGTACTGGCACCCGAAAAACAGCCAGGATCCGGCTAACCGCTGGCTGCGAGAACAGCTTCTTCAGGCCGCCGGACGTCAGGTATGATCGAGGATACTCATCAATTTTTTCAGCACCTCAGAGCGAATAATCCGGTGGCAAACCAGCGTCAGCTCGCTCTCCCGGAGTCGGTCAAGAATATCCACAAAGACGACGTTTTGTACGCATATCGCCTTCGCTGAAGCCGGCAGCATGGCGATGCCAAACCCTGCCGAGACGAGGCTTATCACCGTGGGGACATCGGTGGCATTTTGCACAACGTCAGGCTGTATGCCCGCGCTGTGGCAGGCAT
It encodes:
- a CDS encoding MBL fold metallo-hydrolase, which produces MFTVKKLAISTLLTGSVLFFPAIHAVASVPQHVVKQQAGGYSVQVGDTIVTAFTDGSVPQDLHALLRRTTAENTDALLAKNFQANPVEASINAFYIAIPGHKILVDTGSGQLFGPGKGGRLIESLATQGIKPEDITDILITHAHSDHAGGLVKDGQRVFTRAQVYVGKPDIDFFFNDENQKKSGYDQNYFDVAHKTLKPYLDAGKVTTFSGTEQLLPGISGTVHPGHTPGSAFYTLESKGEKMTFVGDIIHVAAVQFPQPNVTIAYDEDQDGAARVRNAAFAEFVKNKALIAAPHLPFPGIGYVTKGERDGYAWVPVTYTNRDAK
- a CDS encoding LysR family transcriptional regulator: MSPSDIDMDLILTLDALLRDQNITHAAARLGISQPAMSARLARLRVLFGEPLFVPSPHGRGVLPTPRAEGLRPQVATVLQGISAMLEPTTFNAQNSNRTFVIALHENPALMLGAELQNQISSAAPGIRLRFALPETQLLPAQMENGDVDIYVGVNAVAHDSWVRRKLFDDEYATAQRKGHPRSTGPMDLDSYCSLSHLVVSSEGDPFAGFVDQHLAGLGHQRNVVMSTQSYAMAPAIVAGTDLLCTLPRRMLLRFTQTLDIFPPPLDLPPIVIGMYWHPKNSQDPANRWLREQLLQAAGRQV